A window of the Mucilaginibacter sp. cycad4 genome harbors these coding sequences:
- a CDS encoding dCMP deaminase family protein, with the protein MAKPSFDHIFMNLATDLSQRSHCVKAHVGAVLTRDTRIISIGYNGPPAGTHNCDEEWPGTGCARDSKGSCSLALHAEENAILYAVKNGARLEGATLYTTLSPCLPCARLIYSAGITQVYYDKSYAEYKGLASDEGVDFLNRFGVKAEKFKKNLDSLD; encoded by the coding sequence ATGGCAAAACCCAGCTTTGATCATATTTTCATGAACCTGGCCACTGATCTTTCGCAGCGGTCACATTGTGTTAAAGCGCATGTGGGGGCGGTTTTAACTCGTGATACGCGGATTATTTCCATAGGCTATAACGGTCCGCCGGCCGGTACGCATAACTGCGATGAGGAATGGCCTGGGACTGGTTGCGCGCGCGATTCAAAAGGCAGCTGTTCGCTTGCCCTGCATGCCGAAGAGAACGCGATACTTTACGCGGTAAAGAATGGTGCACGACTTGAAGGCGCTACGTTGTATACCACGCTGTCGCCATGTTTGCCTTGCGCAAGGCTCATCTATTCGGCCGGGATAACACAGGTTTACTACGATAAATCATATGCCGAATATAAAGGCTTAGCAAGCGACGAGGGCGTGGATTTTTTAAACCGTTTTGGGGTTAAGGCGGAGAAGTTCAAAAAGAACCTTGATTCGCTTGATTAG
- the cmk gene encoding (d)CMP kinase, translating into MNNNIVVAIDGYSSCGKSTLAKALAKELHFMYVDSGAMYRAVTLYFLRHNIDLANHAQVADALHNIHLNFQTHNHKTFITLNEEDVSEEIRQMHVADKVSPVAAIKEVRVAMVRQQQRLGRSKNIIMDGRDIGTVVFPDAQVKLFMTADPKIRAERRYKELLPTNPNITLEEVFDNLAHRDYQDTTREESPLTRAEDAIILDNTDLSQDEQLLFALSHIEPFIAE; encoded by the coding sequence ATGAACAACAATATCGTAGTAGCCATTGACGGTTATTCCTCGTGCGGAAAAAGCACCCTGGCAAAAGCTTTAGCAAAAGAGCTTCATTTTATGTATGTTGACAGCGGCGCTATGTACCGTGCGGTAACCTTATACTTTTTAAGGCATAACATTGATCTTGCAAACCATGCCCAGGTAGCCGATGCATTACATAATATCCATCTTAACTTTCAAACCCATAATCATAAAACCTTTATTACTTTAAACGAGGAAGATGTATCTGAAGAGATCCGCCAGATGCATGTGGCTGATAAAGTTAGCCCGGTAGCTGCTATTAAAGAGGTACGCGTAGCCATGGTAAGGCAACAGCAGCGTTTAGGTCGCTCCAAAAACATTATTATGGATGGCCGCGATATTGGCACCGTGGTGTTCCCTGACGCGCAGGTGAAGCTATTTATGACTGCCGATCCAAAGATCCGTGCCGAACGCCGTTATAAAGAGTTATTACCAACCAACCCTAACATTACCTTAGAAGAAGTTTTTGACAACCTGGCACACCGCGATTATCAGGACACCACCCGTGAAGAAAGCCCCCTCACCCGCGCCGAAGATGCCATTATATTAGATAACACCGACCTGAGCCAGGATGAGCAATTACTCTTCGCCCTGAGCCATATTGAGCCGTTTATTGCGGAGTAG
- the arfB gene encoding alternative ribosome rescue aminoacyl-tRNA hydrolase ArfB gives MNFTKADLQKETSYKASRSGGKGGQNVNKVSSKVELLFSIGSSALFTDEEKQLLTEKLQNRLNKDGYVQVICDEERSQYLNKEKAIERLTSLLTKALQKPKARKPTKVSKAAKAARLDSKKMQSTKKEGRGKRFDISD, from the coding sequence ATGAATTTTACTAAGGCTGACCTCCAAAAGGAAACAAGCTACAAAGCATCAAGAAGCGGAGGAAAGGGCGGCCAAAACGTAAACAAGGTTTCGAGCAAGGTTGAACTGTTATTTTCAATAGGTTCATCTGCTTTGTTTACCGATGAGGAAAAGCAGCTGTTAACCGAAAAACTGCAAAACAGGCTTAACAAAGATGGTTACGTGCAGGTAATATGCGACGAAGAGCGGAGCCAGTATCTTAATAAAGAAAAAGCGATTGAAAGATTGACATCGCTGTTAACAAAAGCCCTTCAAAAACCCAAAGCGCGCAAGCCCACCAAAGTAAGCAAAGCCGCCAAAGCCGCAAGGCTGGACAGCAAGAAAATGCAATCTACCAAGAAGGAAGGGCGGGGAAAGAGATTTGATATTAGTGATTAG
- a CDS encoding lipid A deacylase LpxR family protein — protein MPNKLFLTLVCLLSATCLFAQTRGHEFGIQSDNDSFLGQGSDRYYTNGIFFYYRKALTVKPSENALQNKVLGFELGQKMFNPQSGFVRGPFDIDRPFAAYTYLGSTLNLLYKNESNLKLGAQIGLVGPAAGGEPVQKLIHNTFGFYKLNGWQYQIKNDVELNLSAEYNKLLARASWIDLSFSSYANLGNGFTGAGAGGMVRLGNFNQLFNSISTQSTVSTGGGEKLLHKHEIFFYYKPLANLVGYDATIQGSLFRKHDDPNSLEVVSEKKPFIFSQQVGIAFTTSRFAFDIAAIFHTKDTKEMFRSHQWGSITGFYRFK, from the coding sequence ATGCCTAATAAACTATTTTTAACACTGGTATGCCTGCTAAGCGCTACCTGTTTATTTGCACAAACCCGCGGTCACGAATTTGGTATTCAATCTGACAATGATTCATTCCTTGGTCAGGGGTCTGACAGGTACTACACCAATGGTATTTTCTTTTATTACCGAAAAGCATTAACAGTAAAGCCATCCGAAAATGCACTCCAAAACAAAGTTTTAGGATTCGAGTTAGGACAAAAAATGTTCAACCCCCAATCGGGCTTTGTACGCGGGCCATTTGATATTGACAGGCCGTTTGCTGCATATACTTATTTAGGATCAACACTTAACTTACTGTACAAAAACGAAAGTAACCTGAAGCTTGGTGCCCAGATAGGCCTGGTTGGCCCCGCCGCAGGCGGTGAACCTGTGCAAAAGCTCATTCACAACACCTTTGGTTTTTACAAACTTAACGGCTGGCAATACCAGATCAAAAATGATGTGGAGCTCAACCTTTCGGCCGAGTATAATAAGCTGCTGGCTCGTGCCTCATGGATTGACCTGAGCTTTAGCTCGTATGCCAACCTCGGTAACGGCTTTACCGGCGCGGGTGCCGGGGGTATGGTACGCCTGGGAAATTTTAATCAGCTGTTCAATTCCATCAGTACCCAAAGTACGGTATCAACCGGCGGCGGGGAAAAATTACTGCACAAGCACGAAATCTTTTTTTACTACAAGCCTTTGGCCAATTTGGTTGGTTATGATGCAACCATCCAGGGCAGCCTGTTCCGCAAACATGACGACCCAAACAGCCTGGAAGTTGTTTCAGAAAAGAAACCTTTTATATTTAGCCAGCAGGTAGGTATAGCTTTTACAACCAGCCGTTTTGCGTTTGATATAGCGGCTATATTCCACACCAAAGACACTAAAGAAATGTTTCGGTCTCATCAATGGGGGTCGATTACCGGGTTTTATAGATTTAAATAG